Genomic window (Oryza sativa Japonica Group chromosome 3, ASM3414082v1):
ACCTATAGGTACTTTGGATTGCTGATGTGCTATTCTCCAATTTCAACTTTAGCGCGCCAATGACCGTATGTCGATTTCGATGGGCCTGCAAAGGAACGGCGCCGTCCAGGTTTATTACTCCGTAAGTggcggagagaaaaaaaagaaagaaaagaaaggagtgCAGGTACCACAACAGAAATAACAAGTTAGCACAACCAGCCACACGCCCCATATAGGGATGTTGATCTTGTGGTAACCTACGTGCAGTAAACAAAGCCACTAGAAGAACGACTACCAGAATAAAATGGTGAAGGACAATCAAGCCACTATAGAAGAACGACTAACTCAAGACTTTCTCAGTTAGATAGCTGCTGGCATTTAGTACTACCGTACAGGCACCCCTATTTGATCTCTCTTTCAGACATAAACAACAGAATTGTACTagtatatgattttatttaccAGTGAAGTGTTCCATTCCTAAAGATAACGGATTGTATGTAGCAAGGTAGCATATGGTGATGATCAGCTTATTAAACTGGTATAGCAACAGCCCGGAGTGGCGTAGCCAACTCTAGTATCATCCCGAACTTCTCCGCCATGTCCACCCCGTTCTTCTCGACCTCCGGTAGAAGCCTCCACTCAAACCGGTGCAGCAACGACGCGAGCATCAGGTACACCATGCGAACAGCCAGCGGCAACCCCGGACAGATCCTTCGACCAGAGCCAAATGGAATCAGTTCGAAGTCACGGCCACGCAGGTCCACCTCGCTCTGCAGGAACCTCTCCGGCATGAACTTGTCAGGGTCAGACCACACCTTGCTGTCCCGACCAATCGCCCAAACATTCACCAGAACACGGGTGCCCTTGGGCACCGTGTAGCCACCAACCTGTGTGGTCGTTTCGGCTTGGTGAGGAAGCAGAAATGGCGCCGGAGGATGAAGCCGTAATGTCTCCTTCACGACGGCTTCGAGGTACTTGAGCTGGCTAATGTCGGATTCCTCAATTTCTTGTTTGGAGCCAATCACTCGAGCAAGCTCCTCACGAGCTTTCGCCATTGCTGGTGGGTTCTGTAGCAGCTGAGCCATTGCCCATTCTACAGTTACTGCGCTTGTATCACTTCCCGCGCTAAACAAATCCTGCAGAAAGTAACCCGGGCAATCATGTTGTATACTTCGATAATTTAATTAGAGTTTTGGTGCAACGAGATTACTACATGGACATATCACATACTCTAAAATCCCAATGAATAATTCAGTAGCACGCACCGTAAACAGAAACTGTAGCGTTGGCCGATCAAAACCCCGGCCATCCTCCGGGCTGCGGTAGTCGAGCAAAGCGTCCAGGAAATCGTTCTTGGGCGGCTCCCCGGCAGCGCGGTCCCGCAGGCGCCGTTCGATGTGCCCGTCGAACACGGCCTGCAGCCGCTCGAACACCCTCGCCACCCGCCTCCGCAGCCGCTGCGGGTCGAGCGGCGCGACGGCCGGGAAGAAGTCCGACACGTTCGGCACCCCGACGACGATGGTGAACTCCGAGATCAAGTCCCTTAAGTCCCCCACCGACGACTCAGCTCGGGCGTCGCCGAAATCCGCGAGGTCGGCGGAGAAGATGGTGCTGGAGAGCAGGTTCAGGGAAGCCGTGAACGCGGCGCGGCCGACGTcgacggccgcgccgtcgcgcgccagGCGCGCGACGTGGGACACGAGCTGGCGCACCTTGTCCCGGCGGAGGCGCTGGTGCGCGTCGAGGCTGCGCGGCGCGAAGAGCTCCGCGGCGCACACCCTGCGGAGCGCGCGCCACAGGGCGCTGCTGGGCGGGAGCATGCCCATGGAGAAGCCGTCGTGCCCGCACGCGCGGGCGGCGTCCGGCACGGAGCGCGCGGAGAAGGCGGCGTCGTGGCGCTGGAGGATGTCGCGGGCGGCGCCcggggaggaggcgacgacggtggtgaCGGTGCCGAGGCGGAGCGTCATGAGCGGGCCATAGCGCCCCGCGAGGCGCGCGAGGGAGCGGTGCGGCTGGGAGCCGAGGTCGAGGATGTTGCCGATGAGCGGCTGCGGGCGGGGACCCGGCGGCAGGTTGCGGCGGGCGTCGACGAAGAGACGGAGGAGGTACAgggaggagagaaggagaaTAACGCACGGCGTACACAAGAGGAGGAGCTCCATGATTGACCGTACAAAACGTGTGCAGGGTCGGAACGATACTCGTATGCTAGGGTGGATACTCCTGCTAATCTGCTAGTATATCTACTCCCATATAGAGTGTGTACTGGAAGAGATGGCAAGACACGCCAAAGATGTGCAACGTGTTTGATTTTGAGCCAACGAGAGAGGGTTTTCTGATATAGTCATTTAATTGGAATCGTACCATTATCATTTTACACAtataaccattcgtcttattaaaaaaatttacaattattatttattttatttgtgacttactttattatccaaagtactttaagcacaacttttcattttttatatttgcacaaatttttttaataagacgagtaatCAAATAGCGCAaccaaaaagtcaaaatcccttgtattatgggacggagggagtatgtcagtACTTACCTCTTAGATGAATTTACAAAATGTTTGGGACCAAATTGTCATTTTCTCTTTCCTTCATCCTTCTTTCCCTTTGTCGGTACTTACCTTcaaggccgccgcctccgtctacTCCCGCTTCTGTAAAACTATATTGTATACCTTCGTGTGGTGTCTGTTAGGTTGGATAAGATAGAGTTTGTTAGGATGTTGTTAGTCTCATCTATCCAACTGAACAGATCACGTGTAATATGGATGTAAACCACGGTGATGGTTGTTATCACCATATATTAACAA
Coding sequences:
- the LOC4332251 gene encoding ferruginol synthase isoform X2; the encoded protein is MELLLLCTPCVILLLSSLYLLRLFVDARRNLPPGPRPQPLIGNILDLGSQPHRSLARLAGRYGPLMTLRLGTVTTVVASSPGAARDILQRHDAAFSARSVPDAARACGHDGFSMGMLPPSSALWRALRRVCAAELFAPRSLDAHQRLRRDKVRQLVSHVARLARDGAAVDVGRAAFTASLNLLSSTIFSADLADFGDARAESSVGDLRDLISEFTIVVGVPNVSDFFPAVAPLDPQRLRRRVARVFERLQAVFDGHIERRLRDRAAGEPPKNDFLDALLDYRSPEDGRGFDRPTLQFLFTDLFSAGSDTSAVTVEWAMAQLLQNPPAMAKAREELARVIGSKQEIEESDISQLKYLEAVVKETLRLHPPAPFLLPHQAETTTQAHRNRHTVIGALKLKLENSTSAIQSTYRYRETDFTP
- the LOC4332251 gene encoding geraniol 8-hydroxylase isoform X1, producing MELLLLCTPCVILLLSSLYLLRLFVDARRNLPPGPRPQPLIGNILDLGSQPHRSLARLAGRYGPLMTLRLGTVTTVVASSPGAARDILQRHDAAFSARSVPDAARACGHDGFSMGMLPPSSALWRALRRVCAAELFAPRSLDAHQRLRRDKVRQLVSHVARLARDGAAVDVGRAAFTASLNLLSSTIFSADLADFGDARAESSVGDLRDLISEFTIVVGVPNVSDFFPAVAPLDPQRLRRRVARVFERLQAVFDGHIERRLRDRAAGEPPKNDFLDALLDYRSPEDGRGFDRPTLQFLFTDLFSAGSDTSAVTVEWAMAQLLQNPPAMAKAREELARVIGSKQEIEESDISQLKYLEAVVKETLRLHPPAPFLLPHQAETTTQVGGYTVPKGTRVLVNVWAIGRDSKVWSDPDKFMPERFLQSEVDLRGRDFELIPFGSGRRICPGLPLAVRMVYLMLASLLHRFEWRLLPEVEKNGVDMAEKFGMILELATPLRAVAIPV